The genomic window TGTTGCGCGATCTGGAGCGCCTGGGCATGCCCGGCGACGTGGTGCTCTCGGGCAAGGGCGAGCCGCTGTTGCACCCCGATCTCGGGCGGATCCTCGCGGCGCTCACCGCGCGCGGTGCGTTCACCACGTTGATCAGCGGCGGCCTGCCGCTTGAGCGCTGTGCCCAGACCCTGGTGCGCGGCGGACTGGGGCGGCTCTACGTCAGCCTCTCGGCCCCGGATGCAGCGACCTACGCCCGGCTGCACGATTGCGCCGATCCAAAGGCCGATTTCCAGCGCATCGTACGCGGGATCGAAAAAGTACGAAAGCTTCGCGACGAGGCCGGATCAGCCAAGCCGGAGCTGGTCTCGGCCAACGTGTTGTGCGCGGCCAACGCCGAGATGCTGATCGAAATCGCAGAGCAGGCCGCGGAGTTGGGCGTCGATTTTCTGCGGCTGCAACTAATGGCGGTCGAGCCCTACAACGCCGAGCTCAAGCTTGCGCCGCAGCAGATCGAGCTGTTGCGCCGCGATCTGCCCCAGGCGTTGCGCATTGCTCAAGACGGCGGTGTGCACTTGATGGACAACCTGGAACAGCAGCTCGAGAGCCTCAGCGAGCAAAGCGGCGACTGGTCGGCGGGCGAGTACGACACGCGGCCGTGCCTCAACGGCTGGTATTTCAGCCGCGTGTGGGCCGATGGACGGGTCAGCTTCTGCTGCATGCCGCGCATTGTCGGCGATTTGCATCAGACCGGGTTCTACGAGCTGTGGCGTTCCGAGCAGTATTGCCGCTATCGGCTGGCCGCACGCAGCATGGCGCAGCAAGGATCGATCGAAATGCTAGACGGCACGCCGCTACGCGGGCCGCAATGCGACCGTTGCCCCAACTACGAGATGAACAGCGCCATGCAGCGAATCCTCGAACAGAACGGGCTGCTGCGCTTCTTAATCTGAATAGATGTGCAGCCAGTCTTCGACCACGTGGTTCACCGGCCGGTTGAGCAGCACGTCCTTGAGCTTCCACAGCGGCGAGTGGCCGTCGAGCCCTTTGCCCTGCTCGATGAACTGCCCGACCAGCTCGGCGCAAATGCCGATTAGGTGTTCGAGGATTTGCTCCCCTTGTTTGGCCGATGCCAGGGCCGGATAGCCGAAGTAGGTGTTGTTGCTGAAGTGCTTCAGCGCATCGAAGATCAGACGCACCGTGGCGATCCTACGGCGCGTGCTGTCGATCAGCCCTTGGCGGCCGTGCTCGGAGAACAGGAACGATCCGCTTTGCTCGCCGTCCGGATCGAGCCCCGCTGATACGCTGGAGGGCAGGTCCTGCCAGCCCTCGTCCACCAGCTCGGGCCAGAGGTGCAGGCCCAGCGAGGTCTCGACCATCCCGGCGTGACGGTCCTGGATCGTCTGCTCGCGGGTGATCTTGCGCCCCTTAGTATGTTCTACAGCCTGGAAGAAGACGTCCTCGGGAATCCGCGCCAGTACCGCGGAGAACAGCGAGATCGCGGCGCAGTCGAAGTTTTTATTCAGCCGTTCGCAGGCGTCCTCCAGAGCGCAGTTGTGGCGCGGGCCGCCGTGGAACGAGGAGAACGCCAGGCGCGCGAATCCACGTTTGGCGAACGGCAGCATGCTGTGATACGCCACGTCGCGCACCAGGGTCGGCGGGTAGCTGATCGAGCCTAGGGCCGGCACGCAGTCCGTGGCGATCGGCAGCGGCGGCGCGATCAGGAAGTTCCAGTCGGGCAGCCCCGGCGCGACCGCATCCAGGGTGCGATCGAGCACCGCCTGGGCCTCGAACCAGTCCTGGCCCACCGGCAGATGCGGTCCATGGACCTCGATCGGGCTGATCGCGCAGCAGACCACCGTGTGGCTCGGATCGAACTCGTTTATCGCGTTATGGCTGATTTTCTCGAGCCTAAAAATGTTCATCCGCGTCTCCTCTGATGCGATTGGTATGTAACATCGGCAGCATAGCCCGTCGTGCGGATTGCCTCAAATCGAGCGTTCGCAAGAGGAATTGCGTTGTGTCGGTTTGGACCTTGCACGCTGATAATCGATGGTCTATGGTGATTTCTATTCATCGCAAGATGCGGCATAAGCCATGATTTTCGGGCCAACGCGCAACAATGCGCGGCCCGACGCAAGACGAAAGCAAACACTTTGACGGAGGATACGCTGTGAAGAGAATCGCTATTATTTCCCTGGTACTGATCTTCGTTATGGCCGCGTTCGCCGGCTGCCACAAGCACACATATTCTGTGGGCAACGGCGCTTCGGGCGGCAAGCTGGTCTATGAGAACAACTGGACCGAGCATTGGTTCTTCGGAATCATCGGCGACACCAACGTCAACATCAAAGAGATCTGCCCCTCGGGCAACGCCACGATCCACGACGAGATCAGCTTCATCAACGGCCTGGTCGGCGCGCTGATCGGTATCATCTACTATCCCTCCACCGTGACCGTGCGCTGCGACAGCGGCCGCTCCGCGGTGATCGAGATCGATTACGATACCGCCGCGCAGATCGTCTCCGACCCGCGTTTCCTCGACTACGTCGAGGCCATGGCTCCGCAGATGCTCGAGCAGGCAATGCAGGCCCAGGTCAACGCGACGAACTACCTGTACAACTAAGATCGACAACCTTTGAACGAACACGGGCGGTCGCTTCTGCGGCCGCTCGTTTTTTTTGGCAACCCGACATCGGACTGATATTCTTCGTAAACCATGACGCAAATGCTGCAAATCGAATTTTTCGACAACACGCTGTTGGCCTGGGTCGCGGCCCTGGCCGTGCTGCTGCTGGGCACGGGCCTGCTGTGGCTGCTGCGTCCGCTGACCGTGCGACTGCTCGAGGGCCGCGTGGCCCGACGCCCCTCGCGCTCGCTGAAGCTGGCGCTGGAAATGGTGCGACGCACCAACTATGCGGTGCTGTTGTTCGTGGCGCTGTGGGCCGCCTGCGCGCTGCTGGTGATTCCGGCCAAGGTCCGCGGCCTGGTCGGCTCGCTGGCGATGATCATGGTCTTCGTTCAGTTCGGCCTCTGGGGCGGGGTGCTGGTCAACAGCGGCGTACGCTCGCTGATGCTCAAGGGGCGCGACGAGACCACGGCCACCGGCCTGTCGGTGATCAGCTTCCTGGCGCGAATCGCGGTCTGGAGC from Candidatus Alcyoniella australis includes these protein-coding regions:
- a CDS encoding creatininase family protein; translated protein: MNIFRLEKISHNAINEFDPSHTVVCCAISPIEVHGPHLPVGQDWFEAQAVLDRTLDAVAPGLPDWNFLIAPPLPIATDCVPALGSISYPPTLVRDVAYHSMLPFAKRGFARLAFSSFHGGPRHNCALEDACERLNKNFDCAAISLFSAVLARIPEDVFFQAVEHTKGRKITREQTIQDRHAGMVETSLGLHLWPELVDEGWQDLPSSVSAGLDPDGEQSGSFLFSEHGRQGLIDSTRRRIATVRLIFDALKHFSNNTYFGYPALASAKQGEQILEHLIGICAELVGQFIEQGKGLDGHSPLWKLKDVLLNRPVNHVVEDWLHIYSD